A part of Mustela erminea isolate mMusErm1 chromosome 9, mMusErm1.Pri, whole genome shotgun sequence genomic DNA contains:
- the LOC116599922 gene encoding olfactory receptor 10AG1-like, whose amino-acid sequence MTCEDMRTEDNASTITEFVLLGFSDLPNLQGLLFGVFSIIYIIVLIGNSLIIIITRLDAALETPMYFFLANFSSLEICYVSVTLPRILVNLWTQDRSISMLGCATQMCFFLMLGATECFLLAVMAYDRYVAICNPLHYPLVMNHELCLQLAASAWIGGIPVQIGQTCQVFSLPFCGSNQINHFFCDIPPLIKLACGDTSLNEICVYLVIILFAMIPFLLILGSYVKIISTILKFPSARGRSKAFSTCSSHLIVVLLFFGSASITYLSPKSSHSAGTDKLLSLFYTIVTPMFNPMIYSLRNKDVIAALKRLLLKKIVW is encoded by the coding sequence ATGACGTGTGAAGACATGAGAACAGAAGACAATGCTTCCACAATAACAGAATTTGTACTCTTGGGATTTTCCGACCTTCCAAACCTGCAAGGGTTACTATTTGGGGTGTTTTCCATCATTTACATTATTGTCTTAATTGGAAATAGcctcataataataataaccaggCTTGACGCTGCACTAGAGACACCCATGTATTTTTTCCTGGCAAATTTTTCCTCCTTGGAAATCTGTTATGTGTCTGTCACTCTTCCCAGGATTCTGGTGAACCTTTGGACTCAGGATAGAAGCATTTCCATGCTGGGCTGTGCCACTCAAATGTGCTTCTTCCTTATGCTTGGAGCCACTGAATGTTTCCTGCTGGcagtgatggcctatgaccgctatgtggccatttgTAACCCTCTGCACTACCCTCTAGTCATGAACCACGAGTTGTGCCTCCAGCTGGCTGCCAGTGCCTGGATCGGTGGAATTCCAGTCCAGATAGGACAAACATGTCAGGTGTTCTCCCTGCCTTTTTGCGGTTCTAATCAAATCAATCACTTCTTCTGTGACATCCCCCCGTTGATCAAGCTGGCCTGTGGGGACACTTCACTTAATGAGATATGTGTCTATTTAGTCATTATATTATTTGCCATGATTCCTTTTCTACTTATACTAGGCTCTTATGTGAAAATTATTTCCACCATCCTGAAGTTTCCCTCAGCGAGGGGCCGGTCTAAAGCCTTCTCCACGTGTTCTTCCCATCTCATTGTGgtgcttttgttctttgggtcgGCTTCCATCACCTACTTAAGTCCCAAATCCAGTCATTCTGCAGGAACCGACAAACTGCTCTCTCTTTTCTACACCATAGTGACTCCGATGTTTAACCCCATGATATACAGCCTTAGGAACAAGGACGTGATTGCAGCCCTGAAAAGACTATTACTCAAAAAGATAGTGTGGTGA